In the Cytobacillus pseudoceanisediminis genome, one interval contains:
- a CDS encoding MATE family efflux transporter, translating to MKEDVVETKLKNIQSNKDRLKIIIVLAIPAVIENFFQTILGFVDTYFVSKLGLAEVSAVGVTNAVLAIYFALFMAIGVAANVRIANFLGANQPEKGRHISQQSIVLAILFGLLTGLGTLFFAEPLLKLMGIEADVLEAGSLYFRIVGIPSIFMSLMFVLSAILRGAGDTKTPMKVSIIINIVNAVLDYILIFGFLFIPAMGIVGAALATVFARLVGSAALIYYLKRSKVLAFRRDYWKPDKVHLMELTTLGAPAAGERLLMRAGQIVYFGFVVALGTNAFAAHQIAGNIEVFSYMIGYGFATAATILVGQQIGAGNLDEARRYAKLTTVVTLASMTALGAILFFLGEWAGSFFTEDQEVIENIGTALKISGVFQPFLAVLMVLTGAFQGANNTKFPMYLTAFGMWAIRTVLVYVLGIVLGWGLAGVWIAIGVDIAFRAIVLVIQFKRGKWMALKKAPEAESECHPQTTKETMSACVNNY from the coding sequence TTGAAAGAAGATGTAGTAGAAACAAAACTGAAAAATATTCAATCTAATAAAGATAGGCTAAAAATCATAATAGTCCTTGCCATTCCTGCAGTAATCGAAAATTTTTTCCAAACCATCCTTGGTTTTGTAGACACCTATTTTGTCTCCAAGCTAGGGTTGGCAGAAGTATCCGCTGTTGGAGTTACTAATGCAGTTCTTGCAATTTATTTTGCGTTATTCATGGCAATTGGAGTGGCTGCAAACGTAAGAATTGCCAACTTTCTGGGGGCGAATCAACCTGAAAAGGGAAGACATATTTCCCAGCAATCTATAGTTCTTGCTATTCTTTTTGGTTTGCTAACAGGTCTAGGAACCCTATTTTTTGCAGAGCCTTTGCTAAAACTTATGGGAATAGAGGCTGATGTGTTAGAAGCTGGTTCTCTTTATTTTCGCATAGTAGGCATTCCCTCGATCTTCATGTCTTTAATGTTTGTATTGAGTGCCATATTAAGAGGGGCTGGAGATACAAAAACACCTATGAAGGTAAGTATCATTATTAATATTGTTAATGCAGTATTAGATTACATTCTAATATTTGGGTTTTTATTTATTCCTGCAATGGGAATTGTAGGTGCTGCTCTAGCAACTGTTTTTGCACGTCTTGTTGGCAGTGCTGCGCTTATATACTATCTAAAACGCTCAAAAGTTCTTGCTTTCCGACGGGATTACTGGAAACCTGACAAAGTACATTTAATGGAGCTCACAACACTTGGAGCACCAGCAGCAGGTGAACGCCTTTTGATGAGAGCAGGGCAAATCGTCTATTTTGGTTTTGTTGTGGCGTTGGGAACAAATGCATTTGCTGCCCACCAAATTGCAGGGAATATTGAAGTGTTTTCTTATATGATTGGGTATGGATTCGCAACTGCAGCTACAATACTCGTTGGGCAACAAATCGGTGCAGGAAACCTTGATGAAGCGAGAAGATATGCAAAACTCACAACCGTCGTAACTTTAGCATCAATGACTGCTCTGGGGGCTATATTGTTCTTTCTCGGTGAATGGGCAGGAAGTTTCTTTACAGAGGATCAAGAAGTAATCGAAAATATTGGAACAGCTCTAAAGATATCAGGAGTTTTCCAACCATTTTTAGCTGTCCTTATGGTACTAACAGGAGCTTTCCAAGGTGCAAACAATACAAAATTCCCAATGTACCTGACAGCTTTTGGGATGTGGGCAATAAGAACAGTTCTTGTGTACGTTTTAGGTATTGTGCTGGGCTGGGGATTGGCCGGCGTTTGGATTGCGATTGGCGTAGACATTGCATTCAGGGCTATTGTTTTAGTTATCCAGTTCAAAAGAGGAAAATGGATGGCACTTAAAAAAGCACCAGAGGCAGAATCTGAGTGTCATCCGCAGACAACAAAAGAAACAATGTCGGCTTGTGTAAATAATTATTAA
- a CDS encoding DUF2759 domain-containing protein — translation MGIVIIFGLVALFAGFGTFTALKNKNILGVLFGLGSFLVFGWFSLMTFINSGYPAM, via the coding sequence ATGGGTATAGTCATTATATTTGGGCTAGTCGCTTTATTTGCCGGGTTTGGCACTTTTACTGCACTAAAAAATAAAAATATCCTAGGCGTCCTGTTTGGATTAGGAAGCTTTCTTGTTTTTGGCTGGTTCTCCTTAATGACTTTTATAAATTCAGGGTACCCTGCTATGTGA